Within the Candidatus Flexicrinis proximus genome, the region AAACGCGGTTCACCCAACCTTCGTACTTGTGCGCGTACCAGTACAGCCCGCGCAGGTATTTCAGCGACATCGGCAGCAGCGACCACGCCAGCACCCGCAGCACTTCCGGCGAAGAACTGAACGACTCGCCGAAGAACACGCCGACCAGCACGTAGGCGAACACCCAGACGAACACGCCGAACACCGCGCCATAGGCGATCAGCCCTCGTCGTGCCGTATTCATCAGGTTCAGAAAGCGTACTGGCTGCGCCACCAGCAGCGTCAGGAACGGCAGCATTGCGTCAAACACCGCCTGTGGCACCAGCCGTCCCGCTTCGACAAACCGCGCCGCCGCTGTATAGGCGCCGGCCTGCTCCGCCGACGCGACCCGCTCCAGCAGCACCACGTTCAGGCGCATCTGTGCCGCTGCAATCACTGCCGCGACCGCGAACGGGAATGCCCGCCGGAGCAGGTCGCGGACGTTCACGGCGTCGCCGCCTGCAGGTTCGGCAAAGCTCACGCGCCAGATCGCATAAGCCGCGGCAAGCTGACCCGCGCTGGTGATGACGTTCACCCACAGCGCGCCAGTCACCCCGTATCCCGCGTTGAACACGACAATCGTCAGCGCAACCTGGCTCAGCAGCATCCCGACATTCAGCATCGCCGCCGGACGCATCCGCCGCCGTGCCCGGAAGACCGCCGTAAAGGTGCCGACCAGCGGGATGATCACGATCAGCGGTGCCGAGATCAGCAGCCCGTCGCGGACCTCGGACGATCCCGCCAGCACCGGCGCCGCAGCAACCAGCAGCAGCATCGCCGGTACACCCATCATCAGCCTCGCCACCAGCGCCGCCCGCACGTAAGCACGGCTCGTCGGCGCGTTCGGGTAGACCAGATCGCGGCTGATCAGCGTCCCCACGCCGGCGTCGACCAGCATCGCCAGCGGGAATACCCAGGCCACCGCAGCCGCGTAGATACCCAGCCCGGACTCACCTGCTGCGCGCCCGATCAGAATCGACAGCGCAAACGCCAGTACCGCGCCGATCACGTTGCTGCTCATCAGCGCCGCGATGCCGCCGCCCAGCCGTCCAGTCGTTGGCTTCTCCGCCCCGGACTCACTCATTTTTCGGTGTCAGTGAAGGCGCATTCCGGCTCACGTAATCCTCGCCCAGCTTGTCGACCAGTTTCTTACGCAGTTTTGGCGTCTCTTCCGCCCACTTCTCGCGGATCTGTTCCTTCGTCGCCCCGCGAGTATCGCCGGCATTAGTCGCCAGCCCGCCGGCCACCGCCGGAACGCCGGTGATCAGCCGTGTCGGATTCACCGCCCCACAGGCCGGACACGGCGGCGCGTCCGCGCTCATGCTGTGCTGCGCCTCGAAGCGGTGGCCGCATTCCGGACAGCGATAGTCATAAAATGGCATGTAACCCGCCTCCCATCTGCAGTTTTCCGTTGGCCAGCGCGTAATATGCACTTTCGATGGAGTCCCATCCCCACCCCGGCAGGAATTTGCACTCCTGTCCCTTCCCCAGTGCTTTTGCAGCGTGAGGGGCACAAGTCCCTCGCGGAGGTATGGAGGCGATGCGTCCACAAGCAACGTGCATTACTAGCCTCTAGTATACTCGACGCGGTGTTTGCGCTTCACATGACGCCGATAACCCGATTTGCTTTCGTCAGTGCGCGGCCTTCCCCACGATCCCGTATTTGCGGAAGGCCGCCCTCAAATATCGCGCTGTACGCCAGCGACGCCTTCATACCGGCTTGGCAACGCTTCATCAACGCGACCTGACAGTCTGCGCGGTTGATGCTAAAATCCACTCAGACCTTAATGGACAACCTTGGAACAATGCGCAGACTCGCCCTACTAAGCCTTCTATTGGTGTTGATTCTCTCTGGATGTAATCTCGGTTCCAGCGACCAAGGCCCCGCGACGATCCAGCCGCGCGCGCAGTTTACGGATGAGCCGCTTCCCACCTTAGGATACAGCACCCTTGCCCCACAGGCTGGAGGTTCGCCTGTCGCCACCCCCATCTCGCAGGTCAGCAACGCCCAGCTGTATACGCTTCTCAATCAGGTCACGGCCAACAGCCTGCTGAACACCATTCAGACCCTGCAAAACTTCACGACCCGCCACGTCAACAGCACTCAGGGCTCGGCCACGACGGGCATCGGCGCCGCCGCCAACTTCCTGTATTCCGAGTTTCTCAAGGTTCAGGACGCCTCACGCGGCAATTTCCAGGCCTTTCTGCACCCGTTCACTGCCAACTATAACGGCATGCAGACCACCCAGAATAACATCGTCGGCATTATCAACGGCACTCTCGCCAACACGCCGGCCATCGTCATTGGCGCCCACTATGACAGCCGGACCGACGACCTCAACGATGCGACCTCCTTCGCTCCCGGCGCCGACGACAATGGATCGGGCGTCGCCGCCGTGCTGGAACTCGCCCGTGTGATGAGCCAGATTCAGCCGCGCGCGACCATGATCTTCGTCCTGTTTTCCGCCGAAGAAGTCAACCGTCAGGGCAGCAAAGCCTTTGTTCGCGACTATATCCAGTACTACCAGATACCCGTCCGCGTCATGATCAACGTCGATACCGTTGGCAGCATTGATGATCGCTTCGGCAACGTCAACGACCGTGAATTGCGCGTCTTCAGCCAGGGTCCGGACACCTCGCCTTCGCGTGATATGGCGCGCATGATCGATTTCATGACCGATAACTACAGCGTCGACCTCAAGCTCCAGTTCGTCGAGGAGATCGACCGTGAAGGCCGCTTCGGCGATCACTTCTCGTTCAACGAGGTCGGCATCCCGGCCGTCCGCATCATCGAAGCGCTCGAAGACACGCCCCACCGCGAAGGCCGCGACACCATCGAATACGTCGAACCGGAATACCTCCGCAAGAGTGTCCGCACCCTGGCGACCATGATGCTTGCGCTCTCCGACGGCATGCCCGCGCCCACCGAGGTCGTGATCCGCGACACCGGCAATGGCGTTCTGCGCCTCGTCTGGCAGCCGGTCGAAGGTGCGACCGGATATCTGGTCGCCTTGCGCCGCCCGGGCGAGAACACCTTTGAGCAGCAGATGAATAGCAGTCCGGGCGAAACCGCCTGGGATTGCGACTGTTTTGCGCGTTTCAGTGGGATCGCTGTCGCCGCCCTCAACGAAAATGGTCTGATGGGTCCGCTTTCCCTTGAAGTCGCCGTCCCTGGCTCCTAGCCTGTCGGCGTTCAGACGTACTGTGACGCGCCCGCATGCTGTATGATGGTCAGCAGGGCCAGAGCGTGTTGTGCACTTCTGATTTCGAAGGCTGGGCCTCCACGAACTGAATGCATAGCGGCCTCAGCACCGCCGGCGTTCGTGCCGTTCGTCACAGGAGTAAACTTATGGGTATCCGCCTCGACTGGGAATCAGATTCCGCTTCAAGCGGCAAAGCCAGCAGCTATGTCGCCAAAGAAGACCCTGAGCGCAGGCGTGCCCGCGCCCGTGCCCGTGCGCGCTTCCTGCTCGTCTTTCTGGGTGGTCTGATCGTCCTGGGAGTCCTGGCGGCCGTCGTCGTCTGGCGCCTCAATGAAGCGAACGCCTATATCGAATCGCTTCTGCGTGACACGGTTGAGGCCGAGTTCGCCGCCCTGCGCCTCGGCGACTGGAACGCCTACACCGACATCCAGCGCAGCGCCACCGCCGACTGGACAGTACAGCAGCGCGGGGCCTTTGATGCCTTCCAGTCCCGGAAGCTGAGCGGCCAGGTAAACCTTTCCGGCACAGTCCGCGATGTCGAAATCGACGGCACGCGCGGCCGTGTCATGGTCGAGTGGATCGACGGCGGCGCGCCCATTACCCAGGCCTGGTTCTACTGGCGCTATGAAGACGGCTGGCGTCACGTCCCCGCCGATCTGACCTTCTGGGGCGAAGCGACCGAGTTGCGCGGCAGCCTGGTGACAGTCGCTCACCGCTCCGTCGATGCCGATCTCGCCAAAGAGATGGGCGTCCGCGTCGAATCGTGGGTCGCCGCCACCTGCGGGCCGATCCTGCAATGCGGCGATCTGCCGCACATCACCCTCGACATCCGTGCCGATTTCTACCTCAGTTCCGGCTGGGACAACAGCCAGCCCTGGCGTCTGATGATCCCCTCGCCGTACATCAAAGGCGCGCGTGCCGACGCGCCCTTCAGCGGCGAGACCCTTGTCACAGTTGCCGATGCGGTCGCCTCGCGCCTCGTCTCGATCTCCGTCGGCACGTCCGATCCTTTCAATACCACCACCGACGCCGGAAATCTGGTCAGCGCGGTACAAACCTGGCTCCTCGGCGAATACAGCCGTATCGACACCGGCGCCACCGTAATCGACAGCCTCTCGGCGCAGCGCGGAAATGCTGCCGTGGGACAGCTTCTCAAGACCTTGACTCCTGACAGCACACTGGATGCCGTTTTGGACGCGTTTGGCACGGCCAACCCGACCGATCCGGTCATCGACTGGCGCGATTTCCTGCGCGCTCGCGTCCGCCTCGAAAGCGACTACATCACTCAGGGGAATTCCGATGCCGTCGTCGCTCTGTATATCGATGAGATGCGCTCCCGCGCCTTTGAGCGTTCGCAGGCCGCAGCCGCGCAGAGCGGCGTCGAAGTGCGTCTCGTCCAGTCCGTGACCGCCCCGGATGGATCGCCGACTTTGATCGCCACGGTCGTCTTTGGTACGGGTGATATCACTACCGAAGAATCGGTCTATTTCTACTGGCGCGGCGGCACCTGGCTTCGCGCCAGTTGACTCCGTGCGCTAACAGCTTCGTTCCTCTCGGAAAACAAAACGCCCCGTCGTCTGACAGGGCGCTTTTGTTTATTGGGTGCTGTGCACTTACAATGCGGTTCCACCCCAAGCCCCAGTGACGCTCACGCCATAACACCGCAGATGAGGGGTCGGGGGGCGCAAGTCCCTCGCGGAGGTCTGGAGGCGCTGCCTCTACAAACCAAGCGATGACTCTCTACGCGCTAGCTGGCAATCCAGGGATCGATTGCGCGGCCATACTCCAGCAGTTCTGCATCGCTGAACCAGATCGGGACTTCGCGTGCTGCATCCGCCGCGTTGGCCGACCCGTGCACCAGGTTGTTGCTCACGTTCAGCGCCAGGTCGCCGCGGATCGTTCCGGCGGCTGCCGTGTGCGCCTTAGTCGCCCCGATCGTCACGCGCGAGGCTTCGATGGCGTTCACGCCTTCCAGCACCATCGCCACAATCGGCCCGCTCATAATGTACGCCACCAGGCCAGGATAAAAGTCCTTGCCGTAATGCTCCGCGTAGTGCTTCTCCAGAATCGCTTCCGTGGCGCGCACCAGCTTCAATCCAACGATCTTCAGCCCGCGCTGCTCGAAACGGTTGATGATCTCGCCGATCAGGCCGCGCTGTACACCATCCGGCTTGACCAAAATCAGGGTACGTTCAGACATGGTTAATCCTCGCTTAGACACGACAAACGGGCGTCACCGCCCGTCTGTGTTCGGCTTCATTCGAGGCAGAATTATAGCAGGTTGAGTGCCGCCCGATAAGTGTCGAGCGCCTGCTGCAGTTTTCCGCGCCGTAACAGCACGTCGCCATATACGCGCAGCACCGCCGGGTTGGTCTTGTGGACGGCATCCTTCGACACCCGTTCCATGTCGACCTCGACTTCTTCCAGCGCCACTTCCGACCGGATCAGCCGCTCATACGAGTCGAGCATGCCGTTCAGGTCGCCCATCTTCTGGTTCGCCCGCGCCTGGTTGATCACCCCTGCCGCCTCGTGAAGCGGGACAACATCCCGCGCCGCGCGCATCTGACGCACTTCCGCCGTTTGCCGCTGCGTCAGCGGCGCAGGGACGGTCAGCACGGACTGGGCAGGCACCACCGGCAGCGGCGTGGTCGGCTCGTCCTGAATCGACACCGCGGGCTTCTCGCCCACTTGCAGGACTTCAAACTCATCCGTGCTCAGGGACTCAGTCAACCACGTTGGGACTTCGGCCATTTCGTCAGACTGCAATTGTGCGGCACGCAGCCAGTCCGGTAGTTCTTCTTCCCCTGCGCTGGCGGCCTGAGTCTCGTCCGGCTTGGCGGTTACAGCCGGAGGCGCCGCTTCCGCGCCACCCAGCCACGTCTGGATCGCCTGCGGTTCGCCGACGGGTAGCTCTTCTTCTGCGGGCAGCAGTGCCGCCTTCAGTGTCGCGCTCCCGACCACCGGCGCCTGTGAAACAGCGGCAACTGGCGGTACGGGTGAAACCGGCGGTGCCGCTTGCTCGGTCTCGGACTGCCGCGCCATCTCAACTTCATGCGCCGCCGACTCGTACCATGCGGCCAGCTTGCCGGTATCGCTCAGCTTTTCGTCGCGTTCCAGTTCGAACGCCTCGACCCACGGATCGTTCATCTGGACACGGATCACGCCTGTATCCAGCGGGGCCACCGGCACTTCAAATTCAGGCAGCGCCGTCTCGCGTTCCTCTTGCGGTTCTTCAGCCATATGGCTGAACATCTCTTCGAATTCAGCCGACTGCGCGTCGGACACCGGTGCCGTCAGCCAGTCCGGCAGGTCACCGGTATCCGCCAGCATCTCGTCTGTCGACGGTGGTTCGCCAACCTCCTCGATCAGCCAGGACGGCAGTTCGGAAACCGGCGTCAGCATTTCTGCTTCTTCCTCGTCCGTTACGTCCGTCCGCTGGATCCCGCGGTCAAGCAGCGAGTCCATCCAGGCCTTTACTTCTTCCGGCTGAACCTCCGAGCCTTGCGTCAGGGCACTCCCCACGCTCAGTTCCGCCGGGAGTTCGGAAATCTCGTCGAAGTCCGGCGTCCCGCCGAAATCGATCATCCCCGACTCGACAATTTCGCCCATCGGGCGGTTCATATCCAGATCGATCTCCGGCAGATCTGACGCATCCTCGGACTGAATGCGGTCAAAGAACGAATCCAGATCGTCGCTGACTTCCAGGACTTCACGGCTCGCGGCAGCCTGTTGCAGATCCTCGATCATCGGCTCGGTATCGGAGAAATCCGCAAGCCATTCCATCGGGTCGTTCAGTACCGCCGACACCGCAGAGTCTTCCAGGATGTCGTCGGAGTCATCGATGATCATATCGTCGATACCAGCCGCCTGGGCCATCGGCACTTCTTCCTGGACATCCGAGGCGCTGTCTCCGCTCCCGACCAGGCTCTCCAGCCAGTCCAGTGGGTTGCCACTCTCCTGTGCCACCGGTTGGTCGAGTGCTTCCAGGCTCCCGAAGTCCAGGTTGTCCAGTCCAGCCAGGTCCTGCCCCTGCCCCAGGCTCGACAGCCAGTCCATATCGCCCGGTTCCTGTGCGGCAATCGCGCCACCCAGGTCGGCAAACAGGTCTTCCATCGGCACATCCTGCCCCGCGGCCTCGAACGACACCAGCGCGTCGGCGGCAGGCTCTTCCTGGTCGAATTCGCCGACCGGGAACACCGGCGACGTATCCGGATTGTCCGTTGTACCGGCCAAATTCGCCAGGAAATCCAGCGGGCTTGTCGCGGCAGCGGCGGGTGTCGGCGGCGGCGCGGATACCGAGCGCTGTTGCGCGGTCTTTTCCTTGTCGGCCTTCATCGCCGCGATCCGCTCGGCGCGTTCCGCGTCTTCTTTCGCCTTCTTGTGCGCCCACACTTCCGGGTCCATCCCAAACGGGATATACCCCGGCTCGTCGATCTCGCCGACGGTGCTCGGGTCAATTTCCGGGACTTCCATATCGCCAGCGGTGACGAGGCCCTCGGTCGCACCCTGCCGCTTCGCCAATGCCTCCATCCACGCCATCATTTCTTCTGGCGTCATGGAGTCAAAGTCGGGCATGTTATCCATAGCCGTACCCCTTACCGTCCTCGTGCCCTAGTTCGTCTCTGCATCGTCGAATTTCAGCCAATCCGGCAGGCTGTCGTCCTCTACATCGAAATCGGCTACCGGTGACGCGCCCTGGGTCTCTTCTTTCAGCATCGCCAGCCAGTTTGGTAGTTCGCTGAACGGGAAGCGTGCCGACCGTCGCGAGGGAGCTGCCATCGCCGGTGGGGCCAATTCTTCGTCAACCAAGGAGTTTAGCCAATTAAAGTCACTTCTGCCGCCATTGAAGAAATCCGACTCTCCGCCCAGGTCTTCCGCTTCTTCCGCGCCGTCTGAGCCGATTTCCAGCCCGGGGACCATCGCGTTCAGCCAGTCTGGCGAGTTTACCGCCGACGGGCTCAGCGTTTCCTCGACCGGCGCCTCCGGTTCCAGTAAATCGGCGTCGTCCAGGATTTCGCCTGAAAGCTCGCCTTGCGCCTGAAGCTGGCTTTCCGGGACATCTACGTCCATCTTCACTGCGGGCGCATCCGATCTGGATTCCATCAGCCAATCCGGCAGTGGATCGCCTTCCAGTTCGACCGTGGCGACGTCTTCTGTCGACTCGTCGTCTTCAAGGAAGCTCAGGTCATAAGACGGTGCATCAATGTCGGCGCTGTCCACATCGTCGCTCGCAGCGGCAAACAGGTCTGCCGCTGCGTGATCGCCGCCAAAGTCAAAATCGGTGCTCAGCTCTGGCGCTTCTTCGCTGCTTTGACCCATGAATTCCGGCGAAACGGCCCGGGCGGCGGCATCGTCTTCGGCGCTGGCGTCCGCCGCCGCGCCTCCGGTTAGCCAGTCCAGCGAGTCTTGCGCGACAAACGCATTCGTCTGGTCGCCAACTTCTTCGAGTTCGGCCTCCAGCCAGTCCATCGAAGGTTCTTCAACCGCAGCGGCTGGTTTTTCGTCGTGTGTCACGCCGCCCAGCCAGTCCATCGCATCATCTGCTGCCGCTTCCACGCTTTCGGCGGCCCCGCTCACGGCCTCTGCTGGCGCTGCTGCGCTCAGCCAGTCCATCGCATCGTCTGCTGCCGCTTCCACGCTTTCGGCGGCTCCACTCATGGCCTCTTCCGGCGCTGCTGCGCTCAGCCAGTCCATCGCGTCATCCGCTGCCGCTTCCACGCTTTCGGCGGCCCCGCTCACGGCCTCCGCCGGCGCTGCTGCGCTCAGCCAGTCCATCGCGTCATCCGCTGCCGCTTCCACGCTTTCGGCGGCTCCACTCACGGCCTCTTCTGGCGCTGCTGCGCTCAGCCAGTCCATCGCGTCATCCGCTGCCGCTTCCACGCTTTCGGCGGCCCCGCTCACGGCCTCTGCTGGCACTGCCGCGCTGAGCCAGTCCATCGCGTCATCCGCTGCCGCTTCCACGCTTTCGGCGGCCCCGCTCACGGCCTCTGCTGGCGCTGCCGCGCTCAGCCAGTCCGCAAATTCATCCACTGCTTCGCCTTCCGTCGGCATCACGGATGCAAGCAGGTCGTCCTTGGCCCCTTCGATCTCGCCGCTGGCCGCTTCGCCCTCGCTGAACACCCAGTCCTCAGCCCCACTGACCGCTTCCTGAGCCGCCGGCGACTCGTCGCGTAGCGCCTTCATCCAGTCCGGCGCATCCACAGCTGCGTCGTCTACCGCGTCGTCCCAGACGTTGATTGACGGATCATCCTTCGCCGATAACGCTGCCGCTTCTGCTGCATCGACTGGATTATCCAGCGACGCCAGCCATTCCGGGGCCGTTTCATCGGCCGCCGCGGTTTCGGGGGCCGCGTCCCAATCGATGTCCGCCTCCGACTCGCTTGGCGTCACCGCCATCCAGTCGAAATCAGCCAGTTCGCCTGAGTCTTCGGCCTTTGGCGTCTCGTCCTCGTCATCCGGCCCACTCAGCCAATCTGGCAGTTGGTTGTCGGTCATCGGGCTGTCCCCCCCTTGTGCAGCGTCGTCGTCTTTCACAAAAGCCAGCAGCCCGCTCTTCCCCGGCACTGGGGGTTGACTGCTCGATAACTCATCAAATGGCGAGGGCTCCTGGCTGAGTTCTGCCCCGAACTGCGCCATATCTGCTGATAATGCTGCCGTAGGCTTGAAATTGGCCTGCCCGACATCCTCCAACAAGTCTAACCCACTTTCCTTTGCCCATGCGAGCGGGTCGGCTTCGGGGTCAACTTCCTCGTCTTCGTCCATGTTCACGCCGGCCCGTTCCATCCACGCCAGGGGGTCGGCTTCCGCCTCATCGAGAGTTCGCATCTCTGCCACACCCATCGGATCGTCCCATAGGGATGCTTCTTTGGGCGCATCGGAGGCCACATATTCGATATCATGGTCGTGCATCCACGCGAACGGATCATCGGCCGCGTCGACGGCCTGCGCCGGTTCTGCTGCCGGCTCATTCGCAAACGAGTCTCCGCCCAGCAGCGCGTCGAGGTCCGGCATCGCGTCCTCTTGCATCGCCGCAAAGTCCAGGTCGTTGCCCAGGTCGCCGCTCTCGTTGATTCCAGCCCGCATCCACGCCAGTGGATCCTCGGGATCGATGTCTGCGATATCCGGGTTCAGTGCCTCTGGCGTCTCCTCCGTCGTGCTCAAGCCGCCGAGTAGTCCCGTAAGCCCTGTCCCGCTCGACTGCGCCGCGGGTTCCGGCGACAGGTCGCTGAAGTTCGTGAAGTTCTTGAGGAAATCGTCGAATTCCTCACGGTCCGGCGTGGTCTGGTCGGTCGAGTCGGCCGTGATGGCGTTCATCCATTCTTCCGCACCGGGTTCTGCGGCCAGAGCTTCCGGCGCCGGTTCGTCACCAGCCGCCATCGCGCTTAGTTCGTCGATGACCTTCGCGCTCGTGACTTCCTCGTTCGCCATTTTCGTGCTGATCGAATCGAGCGTGTCGCCTTCGTCAGCCGCTTCGGCTTCTTCCATCCAATCCATATTCAGGTTGGGTAGCGGGGCGTTTTCCTCGACCGTCCCGAAAGTCGCGCCAAAATCATATTCCTCGCTGTCCGTGTCGCCGCTCACCTGTTCCGAGGCGGCGTCAGCCAGCCAGCTCAGGTCTGCCGGCATATCGGCGACCTGTGTCGCGTCCGCCAGCCAGCTCTTATCGGCGGTATCGTTGTCTTCCAGCACCGGCTCTGCCCGGCTAAGCCAGTCAATCGTCTCTTTTTCGACCTTGGGCATCGCGGTTTCGGTCGGTTCAGCGGTCCCCAGCTGACCGAGCCAATCGGGCGCATCGGTCACGGAACGCACCGGCGCAGCCCGCACGTCCATCAGGTCAAGCATCAGCGCTTCGTCGGCCGGGGGCGAGCCGGTCGCTATCTCGAAGGCCAGGAATGGGTCGGACGATTCGACACGGCTCACGAACCGCTGTGCATCCGACGAACGCCCCTGCGCCTTCCAGAATTCCGCCAGCATCCGGTTGGCCTCGACGCAGTCCGGGAGCTGCTTCAGCAGGTCTGTTGCCGCCCGTGCCGCCTCGATCCCATCCCCGGACTGGAGATGGATCTGCATCTTCAGGATACGCATGTCCGCGCGCGCGGGATCAGCGGCAAGCGCCGCGTTCAGTGTCGAAATCGCCTGCTGGTTCAATCCGCTGCGCCATTGCTGACGCGCGGCAATATATTGCGTCTGTGGTAACCGGGCGTTCGCGCGGTCATTAAAGGTCCGATGCGCGTCCCGCAGCAGTTGAATCACGTCCTGATTGTTCGGGTCCTGCTCGTAAGCCCGTTCCAGTAACGCGATCGTCTGGTCGCCATGTCCGCGCTGCCGGGCCACCCAGCTTAATCCCACATACGCGTCCGACGCGCGGGGTTCCATCGAAAGCACTGTCGCATACGTCGACTCCGACTCTGCGTAGCGCCCGCCTTCAAATTGGGACTTGGCAAGCCGGCGGAGAATCGCAAGATTCTTCGGGTATTTTGCGAGGATGTGCTTACAATGAGCCTCCGCCTGCTCATACTGGCGGCGGCTTAACAGGTCATCCACATGCGCAATGTAAGCTTTTAGCGTTATATCCGCCATGAGTTCCCGTCGTTCCGCTGGCTATAATCACATGGTAATGCGAGTATAACACAGACAATCCCACGTAGCTTGCAAAGAAAAGTTGTCCTATGCGTTGTATTTCAGTTTTGATACTTTTGTCGCTGACCCTTTCGGGTTCCGCCCAGGACTCCCCGCCGACGCTGGCCGACTTTTGGGACGGCCGCGCCGAATGGGTACTGCTCTCTGCCGACGTAGGCCTGCCGGTCGGTGAATCCGACACCATCGCGCGTGGTGACGGCACATTCTGGTCGTATCTGCATGCCAGTACCCAATCTGCCGGCGTGATCGATCAGTGCGGCCAGACCGTCGCCTTCCCCGGCTGCCTCACCCGCTGGGAAAGCACCGATGGCGGCCAGTCGTTCTCGCTTCCGGTGGCCGTGTGCAGCCTGCCTTGCGGCGCCTGTCCCTGCGACGACCAGCGCGACCACACCTCTGTCGAGCGTGCCGCGCAGCAGTATCCGCGTGTCGTCGTCGACGAGGGCCGCTACTACATGGCCTACGAGTGGCACGCCCAGGTCATCCTCCGCACCTCCGACGACGGCCTTGTCTGGTCGGATTGGGATTACCTGCTCACCCCTGGCGGCACGTTTCCATCCAGTTTCGCGCCTTGTTCCGTGACCGAAACCATCGGCCCGCACCCCAACATTCGCGGTCAGCTTGACGACTGTCTCGTCGGCGCGCCACCCGGCCTGTACATCGAAGGCGACACCCTCTA harbors:
- a CDS encoding oligosaccharide flippase family protein — protein: MSESGAEKPTTGRLGGGIAALMSSNVIGAVLAFALSILIGRAAGESGLGIYAAAVAWVFPLAMLVDAGVGTLISRDLVYPNAPTSRAYVRAALVARLMMGVPAMLLLVAAAPVLAGSSEVRDGLLISAPLIVIIPLVGTFTAVFRARRRMRPAAMLNVGMLLSQVALTIVVFNAGYGVTGALWVNVITSAGQLAAAYAIWRVSFAEPAGGDAVNVRDLLRRAFPFAVAAVIAAAQMRLNVVLLERVASAEQAGAYTAAARFVEAGRLVPQAVFDAMLPFLTLLVAQPVRFLNLMNTARRGLIAYGAVFGVFVWVFAYVLVGVFFGESFSSSPEVLRVLAWSLLPMSLKYLRGLYWYAHKYEGWVNRVSLIALAGQAAAALVVLPAYGALGAAWVALISEAVTAAVLWFIDPRETPQ
- a CDS encoding zinc ribbon domain-containing protein; its protein translation is MPFYDYRCPECGHRFEAQHSMSADAPPCPACGAVNPTRLITGVPAVAGGLATNAGDTRGATKEQIREKWAEETPKLRKKLVDKLGEDYVSRNAPSLTPKNE
- a CDS encoding M20/M25/M40 family metallo-hydrolase — translated: MRRLALLSLLLVLILSGCNLGSSDQGPATIQPRAQFTDEPLPTLGYSTLAPQAGGSPVATPISQVSNAQLYTLLNQVTANSLLNTIQTLQNFTTRHVNSTQGSATTGIGAAANFLYSEFLKVQDASRGNFQAFLHPFTANYNGMQTTQNNIVGIINGTLANTPAIVIGAHYDSRTDDLNDATSFAPGADDNGSGVAAVLELARVMSQIQPRATMIFVLFSAEEVNRQGSKAFVRDYIQYYQIPVRVMINVDTVGSIDDRFGNVNDRELRVFSQGPDTSPSRDMARMIDFMTDNYSVDLKLQFVEEIDREGRFGDHFSFNEVGIPAVRIIEALEDTPHREGRDTIEYVEPEYLRKSVRTLATMMLALSDGMPAPTEVVIRDTGNGVLRLVWQPVEGATGYLVALRRPGENTFEQQMNSSPGETAWDCDCFARFSGIAVAALNENGLMGPLSLEVAVPGS
- the ndk gene encoding nucleoside-diphosphate kinase yields the protein MSERTLILVKPDGVQRGLIGEIINRFEQRGLKIVGLKLVRATEAILEKHYAEHYGKDFYPGLVAYIMSGPIVAMVLEGVNAIEASRVTIGATKAHTAAAGTIRGDLALNVSNNLVHGSANAADAAREVPIWFSDAELLEYGRAIDPWIAS
- a CDS encoding tetratricopeptide repeat protein is translated as MADITLKAYIAHVDDLLSRRQYEQAEAHCKHILAKYPKNLAILRRLAKSQFEGGRYAESESTYATVLSMEPRASDAYVGLSWVARQRGHGDQTIALLERAYEQDPNNQDVIQLLRDAHRTFNDRANARLPQTQYIAARQQWRSGLNQQAISTLNAALAADPARADMRILKMQIHLQSGDGIEAARAATDLLKQLPDCVEANRMLAEFWKAQGRSSDAQRFVSRVESSDPFLAFEIATGSPPADEALMLDLMDVRAAPVRSVTDAPDWLGQLGTAEPTETAMPKVEKETIDWLSRAEPVLEDNDTADKSWLADATQVADMPADLSWLADAASEQVSGDTDSEEYDFGATFGTVEENAPLPNLNMDWMEEAEAADEGDTLDSISTKMANEEVTSAKVIDELSAMAAGDEPAPEALAAEPGAEEWMNAITADSTDQTTPDREEFDDFLKNFTNFSDLSPEPAAQSSGTGLTGLLGGLSTTEETPEALNPDIADIDPEDPLAWMRAGINESGDLGNDLDFAAMQEDAMPDLDALLGGDSFANEPAAEPAQAVDAADDPFAWMHDHDIEYVASDAPKEASLWDDPMGVAEMRTLDEAEADPLAWMERAGVNMDEDEEVDPEADPLAWAKESGLDLLEDVGQANFKPTAALSADMAQFGAELSQEPSPFDELSSSQPPVPGKSGLLAFVKDDDAAQGGDSPMTDNQLPDWLSGPDDEDETPKAEDSGELADFDWMAVTPSESEADIDWDAAPETAAADETAPEWLASLDNPVDAAEAAALSAKDDPSINVWDDAVDDAAVDAPDWMKALRDESPAAQEAVSGAEDWVFSEGEAASGEIEGAKDDLLASVMPTEGEAVDEFADWLSAAAPAEAVSGAAESVEAAADDAMDWLSAAVPAEAVSGAAESVEAAADDAMDWLSAAAPEEAVSGAAESVEAAADDAMDWLSAAAPAEAVSGAAESVEAAADDAMDWLSAAAPEEAMSGAAESVEAAADDAMDWLSAAAPAEAVSGAAESVEAAADDAMDWLGGVTHDEKPAAAVEEPSMDWLEAELEEVGDQTNAFVAQDSLDWLTGGAAADASAEDDAAARAVSPEFMGQSSEEAPELSTDFDFGGDHAAADLFAAASDDVDSADIDAPSYDLSFLEDDESTEDVATVELEGDPLPDWLMESRSDAPAVKMDVDVPESQLQAQGELSGEILDDADLLEPEAPVEETLSPSAVNSPDWLNAMVPGLEIGSDGAEEAEDLGGESDFFNGGRSDFNWLNSLVDEELAPPAMAAPSRRSARFPFSELPNWLAMLKEETQGASPVADFDVEDDSLPDWLKFDDAETN